Part of the Sorghum bicolor cultivar BTx623 chromosome 1, Sorghum_bicolor_NCBIv3, whole genome shotgun sequence genome, AATTTGTTTTATTTGTCTGCTAATCAGTGACAGCCTGTTTTATTTGTCTGCTAAACAGTGATAGCCCGTTTTGCATTTTTGCAACTTGTTTTATTTGTCTGCTAGTCAGTGATAGCCCTGGCGTGTGAAACGCGTTAGTTTTTGCACTTCAAATGCTAACCCTGTGCATTCAAACCGCTGAATCTTTTGTGTATTGGTTTGGTTTTCTTTAATGGTAGAGGTCAAATAATTCGGTTTGCGTTTTTGACACTACTCCCTCCGGTCCATTTTATCTGGCGCAGGTTAGAATGACACGGTCTCCTAGATTACATTTTGACcattcatttactttatattatattatttatgcttataaacttatAATCATTGGATAGTATAATTCTTTACAAATCtaattatataaaatttgtGTTATAATAGTTAATAATTATTAGTCTAATTaatggtcaaagttttaaaagtttgaatcTTGATATATGTGTGCGCCAGATAAAATGTACCGGAGGGAGTATCACGTTTAGGAAGTATGCTCACAAGCTTAAGAGCATGTCCGAAAGGTTTTCTAAAATCTACTCTCTAAATCAACGTTTAGAGAGAGTTATTCGAGTAAAAATCATTTTCTATATCTTTGTATTTAAAAAACTTTTCTATATCTTGTGCAAAATCTAGGAGTCATTATTGCTTTCCATCTTTGACTACCGGGAAATCCGAAATAGATTATGCCTATATATTAGGTGTTCAATTGAAGATATTGTTCGaggatatttttttattaaaatctCTATTTGTGTAAACTAGCAAAGATATAAAGACtcacttggagatgctcttaacaACTTCAAAAAAATTGCAACACTTCATATATGTTAAAGTAAGCACgagcctgttcgcttgagcttatctgttgAATCTGTTTAACTATGATTTTTTAGACAAACGAACATACTCTTTCTTAGTATCATTACACCCGCTGAGTATGTGTTTGAATTCTTAGGAATTAAAGTAGCATTTAGGACTATGTCCGTCTATTACAACAAGAATAAAATAATATTCGACCATGTAGCACGGCCGAGTGATGCCCGTACCTCAAAATGTCAAGGGGGAACCGATCCTCGATTCCCCGCGGGGAATTCCCCTATTTGGTGATGGTTTTGGGGCAAAATCTCTCCCCACGGGGAGCTAAATGGGGCAAAATCTGTCCCCGTCGGGTTTCGCGGGGGCGGGTCTGGTGTGCCTCCCCTCGTCCTCGTTCCCCGTGGAGACCCGATAATAATAAACCTATGTTCGATGTTTGGATTCTTAGTTGCTATTTCTAGTTGATGAATCACTTGTGGTGAATGTATGAACAATATGATTGTTTCTATGTTGTTATGAACTATGCAGCAGGCAATTATGGACAAATGGCTGTTATTTGCATTTGAATTATTGGATATTTGCTGCTGTTTATGTAAGTGATTTGCTGTTATTTATATAATTGAcgcggggacggggatggggCAGAAGTTCTCCTCGTGACCCTTCACGGGGAAAGGGTTGGGGAGAATTTGCTCCCGCGAGGACGGGTTTGGGGCAGTAACCTCCTACGGGGAATTCCCCATTGACACTCCTACCCGTAGCCAAGATCTAATGGACACATGCAACTTACCACCCATCGCTGTAACTAAGAAAACACaactttttttaataaaatcttCTCACCTGGTTTCAAGTCTTTAACTTAGCATAGATATTcatatttttctagatttattttaaatttaataatATTATGCTTTCAGTAGTAGACGATGTCTATATCGACAGCGAGACAACTATAATAACTTCGTGAATCTCATGATCTGTCGGCTCAGCCCTTCGGAGGTACTTTATAGAGGTAAATTTTGTATACTTGTGTATAAGAATGAGTGTGCATATGTTTGTGAGTGTCTGCGTTGTAATGTACAATTTTAAATTAGAACAACTTAAACCTTGGGCTTAGTCTGATTTTTGTTAAACCCCGTCAGGCTCCCTcttgatttaggccttgtttacttccaaatttttttgcaaaataggaatagtagcacttcgtttgtatttaacaaatattgttcaattatagactaactaggctcaaaagatttgtctcataaattccgaccaaactgtgcaattagtttttattttcatctatatttaatactccatgcatacgtctaaagatttgatgtggcggggaatctgaaaaattttgcaaaatttttgggaactaaacaaggccttagcttaaCTAGGCTCCTTGCCCTAATCGACCAAaactttatattcttttatttcGTTTTGTCTGATGtaattcttatttttatattcatATTGTTGGacaaatattttttcttttttctttagcTTAGCCATTCTTATGTAACAGGGATACGGCATGGACTGCTACAGCAacctatttttttttcatgagAAGCCGTATAGGACACGTGGATAGGCCGATTTCCTGCCTAGCTTCGCCGGCTTAATAAGAGTAAATTGTCAATTCATTTTAGAACCAAAATAAAACTTAAGATATATGAGAACACAATCACATTACCAATAAACATCCAGTTTTAGTTAGTACaattaaattatatatatatatatatatatatatatatatatatatatatatatatatatatataatcattGGTCCAAGGCAAAATAGTCATTTTGATAGTTTAAGGATATTACTAAGCTCAAAAATTAAGGGCATGTTTGATACAACTCACAGgtagcttcatgagctgttgtgagctgtttttttttgccaaacacttatttccaaaacagttttatgggtgaagctgttttccccctcctctcacaaagacataagttggatgaagctgaaaaaagtagcttattgcagcttctccctcatttctctctctcaactatgcatgaagtagttggtgaagctattttgccaaacactttttccaaaacagctcagcttcatctagaaagtcactcataaagctattttctaaaaaaacagcttcactagtgaagttgagctgtgccaaacaagccctaagtaTGAGGATGAAACTATCATTTTGATGGTCCTAGTGAAACCGAGCCCCTCATATTTAAAATATTTTAAGGATTGAAGCATCTGTTTTTAAAGTTTATGGGTGAAACTTGGGGATGTAAGCGGGCTTGTCTGTAGGCTCACAAAGAGACTTATCTAAATCATCTTTAATTTAAACCTGTAAAAAAACGTCTATTGGGGACTCAAGAACAAGCCTAATTACATCCCTAGCGAAACTAAGCAACAAACCAGTTTAAGGAATCAAAATGAGTATTTTGCCTTTAACCAGAAATCCAGAAATGGACTAACCTAACCTAACCCAGAAAAGAGAGGATTAATGAGTTTCGAGTATGAATCTTATGAAAAACGATAAGACGGCTTTAAAACAAGTTCAGAGTCGATGCTCCTGAAAAATGATAAGGCGGCTTTAAAATAACCCGCGTGaacttttgatttttttttttaaatttacgAATCAACtttgaccttgtttagttcgtgagaaattttataatttttttaaaattttttatcacatcaaattttatgtACGTAAGAAACATTAAATatgaattaaaaaataattaattacgagatgaatcttttgaaattAGTTAAtgtatgattaaacaatatttatcaaatacaaatgaaggtGTTATATTgtctattttatattttttacaactaaacaaggcctttgacgCGCGCTAATAATTTGGCCGATCTGCAAATCACGAGACGCTGACAAGTGATAAAGACAGGAAATATCTCTGGTGGGCACGCTTCCCTTGtgcttagggcttgtttagatgcaaaatttttttgaattttgacactgtagcattttcgtttttatttgacaaacattttccaattatagagtaactaggcttaaaagatttgtctcgcgatttacagacaaactatgtaattagtttttatttttatctatatttaatactccatgcatgtgaggcaagattcgatgtgatgggaaatcttgtaaagttttgggtttttgtgtaGCTAAACAAGCCCTAGCAGCAGCAATAATACTATACGAGCGGGCCCGCCACGATCATACTTCCCTATGGACCCACCCGCAAGTGACCGACTACGCAACAACGAGTGGGTACGCATAGCAGGTTCCTTGTCCAGGGGTCCACAGTGGCAGTGGCAGAGCTACGGCGGCGCAACGGCCACTTCGGTGGTGGGAACTCCAAGGGTGGGCCCACAAGCCAGTGACCCACCAGCCGAACCGCATTCACACGACCCGCCCGGCCGCTCCGGCCCCGGCCTTCCTCCTCCCGGAGTTGAGAATCAATTCTTGCTAGTACGATTTCTCCTCTCCCCAAGTGGCCAAAGCCACCAACCACGACCAGCCCCTTTTTCTCTTCTATTTCATCCACGCTGCTCGTGCTCGGCTGCTCGCTGCCTGCTTCTAGCGATCGTCTCGGGACTCCAGAGTGCCGGCCGGCTCTCCGCCTGTTCGTATCGTCGCTGCTCCTTTCCCCGGTACAGTCTCTGGCTTTGGTAGTTCAAGCGGCGATGTGGAATCTTAAGGGATCGCTTCTTTTTCTAGTGAAAGATGGAGTTAGGGGACTTTACTGTAGGGGGAAAAAAAGGAGGCGCGGTCCCTGAGTTTGGGTTAGTTTGCTTCTGTGGAATTTTTGCATCTCCTTGTTTTTTCTTTCGGGGGACTTTAGGTAGTTTTGGGCATGGTGCGAATGTGCGATGAATCTTGGGGTTTTACTATGAAACCAAGAGATGGAGAACTCACCGAGGAGTTCTTGGCCTGATTTTCTCGTGGCTGGAGAAATATATTATCTTGCCTGGTTTCTTTGGTGAGGAACCGCCATATTGGCCAGTGTTGGTCTTTTAAGTGCTCTGATGATAGAAGGACGCTGTTTCGGTTAATGCTTATCTACTGAAAATGTTACTGTCAAtgattcctttttttttgttgttgttggaggttggattttaaacatctattgcagcAACTGAATTCAACAGACAGTGTTGCTAAATTATGTGTTTCACGGCTTCAGTAGATAATCCAGTTGTATTATGTTATTGTCAAGATTCAGGAAGGTGTACAACTATTTCATTCAATCGATTTTAGAACTGGGGCTACTGGGCTACTGGTAGAAAATGTCTGAATATCTAGTTCCATTTACTTCTTTCAGCCAAGTACATTGGTCTAGCATTTTCTTAAATTCATATGATTGATCCTGTTCAACTGGCGTTTCTTCTCATGTGCCCCTAAGCCCCTTATGGCTGTAGTCTGTTTGTTGATTTGTTCTTTCTTTTTCCATGTTTAGGATGTGATGGACCATATTGTCTAACTTACCTTCATATGTTCCAGTGAGTTTAAAATATACACAGTACAGGATGTCGGAACGTTCTGAGAGTGCAACTGAAAAGATTATGAGCAGCATCATGGATACCATTGCTGACAACCTTCCTAAGCAGAAGTCTGGGCACTTTGACCCAGGTTCAGTCTCTGACAAAGTGAAGAACAAGCTGTTTGGTCGTCAGAAGACCTTACATGGAGTTCTGGGTGGTGGAAAACGTAGGCGGTCTGCTTATCGGTATATACTGTATGTTGAGATTTGCTTGGTGGGCGTCACTGATGTGGTTCTATCTGTGATTGTAGCTGCTGATGTGCTGTTATGGAGGAACAAGAAGATATCATCGAGTGTTCTGGCTCTTGCAACAGCTATTTGGGTTTTCTTTGAGTGGCTTGACTACCACTTTCTGACAATTGTTTcgtttgcccttgttcttggaaTGGTTGTCCAGTTTATCTGGTCCAACTTCTCAAACATGCTAAGCGGGTATGAAATATGTAAAACATTTGAGCAGTATCTCCGCTGACACAATAATTTGAAATTTCTTTCTACTTCTAGATCTCCTTCTCAGGTGCCCCGAGTTGAATTGCCTGAAGAGTTATTTGTGAACATTGCCATTGCAATCGGTGCCCAAGTAAACAAGTTCATGTGCTTCCTTCAGGATGTGTCTTGTGAAAGAAACTTGAAGCATTTTGTAGTGGTAAGTGAACTTTTTCTGGGTTTATCTATTTATTCAAATAGATATGGTTGACACATTTATGATATTGTTGAATGCCATTTATAAGCATTCCTATTCTATCTGTCTGTCTTAGACAGGTATTTTAATTGTGGTGCTATGTTTTCTGTCAGGCGATTGCCGGACTGTGGGCCGCTGCAGTGATTGGAAGTTGGTGCAATTTCCTGACAGTCATATATATTGGTAAGAGGCCTGTAACTTCTATTCTTGTCAGCCACCATTTCGCATTTTCGTCAATTACCACAGAGAAACAATACCTGTTCCTATTTAATGAATGCGCACATTTCAGCATGTGTGGTAGTACTGACAAAGATGTTGGATTGCCTGGAACAGGGTTTGTTTGTGTTCACACACTTCCTGTGCTCTATGAGAAGTATGAAGACCAAGTCGATGATTTCCTCTACAACCTTCTTGGTCTGCTGCGAGATCAGTATCAGAAGCTTGACCAAGGCGTCTTGAGCAAGATTCCGAAGGGGAACATGAAGGCTAAGAAGAACGAGTAGTTTAGCAGCTGGTTTCTCTGAATGAATGAATGGGTTGGTGAACTGATGTTGCGCCCTCTTGTGCATCGCAGACTTGCGCCAATTGTTGCTTAAGCTGTGTCCCATTCTGAACATGGGTGTTAGTTCATTGCCCACTGGGTTTAAAAACTATTAAGCTGCAATGAATGTTGTCCACTATTGAAGTTCTTCGACTCAATTCACATTTCTGATCTGATCACTTATGGGATATTGACACACTGCTCAAGTAATGAAGTGTGCCCATAACCATAACTCATGTCTGAAAACTGGAAGTTGCCGGGAGCATCTTTCTTCTGTTTCTAGAGAGTGTGTGCCATTTCAGGCTCAATCTGCAAGGATAAGTCCTGGCAAATGTGTCTGACTCTTATATTCCTTGTTTTGCAATTCCATTAGTTTGATAATGTTTACACTTTACAAAGTTAAAACTTTGCTCCTGTGACCTTGAAGAACTACATAATGACTGTACATACTGAACTGCCATGGTGTCTGAAAAAGAGAAATACCTGACAGAGGAATTGTGAATTCATATGCAATGGCGGGTGTGGAACTTTGGATGGCAGAAGACATTAAGCATGAGTGGATTTAATTATCTCCGGAGAGTTGATCTGCATTTGATTATGAATTCTGAATGCTAGAGCAAGTAGTTTAAACTTAGGTGATATAGATGCTGCACGCGTCCGACGTGCAGGAGCAGTCAAAACCGGAATGCAGGTCACCACGATCCAACCAAACTGCTCTCCAACCATGCTATAAAAACTCGGATTAGTCATGCGTCTCGTCACCAGCCAATTCACCGGCGAAAGCAAAGAAATCCATCAAGAAGAAGCCATGGAGCAGAAGCAGAAGCTGTCGCCGCTCTTACTCGTCGGCTTCATCGTCATCCTCTGCGCCGGCCCGGGTCACGCCATGCGCCTTCTGAACGACGCCAACAGCGGCCTGGAGTTCTCCTTCGGCTCCAAGGCGGCGACGGCAGGCGCGGAGACGGAGCCGCTGGACCCGTCCCTGGGCGACGACTACGAGACCGAGAACGAGATCAGCCACGTGGAGTTCGAGCCGGAGGTCGGCAGCGCGGCGCCGTACTCGTACGCCATGGCCGCGGcgcccgtccccgtccccgcggTCACCGTCGCCTCCACCGCCGCTGCGGGGCCGGCCACGGAGCCTGTGAGGGCCCGGAACGCCGGCACCGCCGCCGGCAGCCGCAGCATGAAGTGGTGGCTGCCGCCGTCGACCATGCCGTCGTTCCCGCTGTTCCCGAACCCCGGCGGCATGCCCGCCATCCCGGGGCTCCCGCTGCCCGTGCCCGGCATGCCGTTCCACCCCATCGGCGGCTGGGCCGCGCCCGCGCCTCCCGCCCCGTCGCAGCCGGCGCCTCCTGCCACAGAGGCCGCGAACACGAACGCCAACAACGACCCCAACGCGAACGGAGGAGGCGTCAACTGACCAAAAGGCTTGCTGCTGCTTGCGTTGCGTATGCTGCGACGGTGCTAGAGCTCACCATTCCGTTTTCAGATTTTATTAGGGTACTGCAACTGCTACCCGTAATCGTATCTTGGCGTGGGGATCGCCTCAAATGCTGAACGTGATTGGAAGCATGAACTAGTAATCGTATGTGTTTGTTGCTCCAACACATGTGAAATGAGCACAAACTTTTAAACGTTTGATATATAATATTGTTTGTTTGAATTGAAGAGAACCGCACCTGCTTTTACCGCTACAAATAATTATTGTGCTGTTGCAGTCAACATTAGATACATGGATCTTGTATGTTCCAAGACGGTACATAAGTTAATCAATGATCCCAATCAAGAAAAGTGAGAAACAAACTCGTATTGCATCATATTGGGCTCCGACACTTCTAAAGGCTCATTTGGCCCAAGACGTAATAACAAGACCAAAAGAGAACACCACCTCCCGCTCCGGCCTATTCTGATACGGAGCCCACGAACGAAGCCCAAATCGTCCGATCCGGCAGATCTCAGCCGTCCATGAGGGCATCACGGCTAGGGTTTTCGCTTCCACCCAGGACCCCTGCCTCTATAAATCCTAAGCGAGAGGACCCGCCGCCATCATCTGGTCCGTCCCCAACTCGCCAGTTTACCCCAGCCGCCGCAAGCAGGGACAGAAGGAGCTCGTGCGTGCGCGCGCTCCGCCCCCGCCGACGCAATGAGGGCCAAGGTTCGTCTTCACTCGCCCCCTCTGTTGTGATGTTGTTTCGGTGGTGATGATGCGTTGAAATCGTGTCCTAGGTAGTTTTGTAGAGCTTAGGGTTTGGATGTGTGGTGTGGCATTCCTTCTTGCTAGAGTTTTGGTGACGCTATGATGTTCTCTATGATGACCAAACACAGATGACGAGTCCGATCTAATCCATTCCATTAAACCATGGGGACAATCGAGGCATTTGTCTGAGAGAACACTAGCTACTTGATAATTTTTGTTTCTGTTGCTGTCTGGTACAAGTATTAGATTTTTTAGCGGCTGTTTCTGCAGTACTGGCATAATGAGGAAAAACTAGATATGTCTGATCTAATTGATGAGAAATACCTCCTACTCATTCTGAATGCCAGTTCACTGCATGTTACAACTATTCTTTTGAATAGATCCTActgtttatttgatggttacACAATGAGTTAGTTGTACAAGACAGCCTGAGATTTTCCTAAAAAAAGACAGATTCTTCGCTGATTATGTACTATTTCTAGTTGAATAATTCTTGCAGATTCATTCGTTGTTCAATATGTAATAGACCTAGTTCATGCAATGATTAACACTATTGCTGGGTGATTCTACTTGCAAGTCAACTGTTTGGTCTTTACGTTGGGATGTGATGAAGAACTATTGGTCCGTGTTTCTGATCATCAGTGATGAGTAAAACACTCCATAATTCTGATCCCTGACAAATTGTATACTCTAGTAGAATAGTTCTTGCAGATTCATTCGTTGTTCAATATGTGTAGACCTAGTTCATGCAATGATTAACACTATTGCTGGGTGATTGCTACTTGCAAGTTAACTGTTTGGTCTTTATGTTgggatgtgatgaagaattatTGGTCCGTGTTTCTGATCATcagtgatgagcaaaacactccatAATTCTGATCCCTGACAAATTGCACAGTCCTTAGTTTGGTCTGGTCCAgtttgatgttttttttttcagatgaGACTCTCTGTTAGAATCTAAGCATTTGCTATTGAATGCGGGTGAACTGATTCATCATGTCCCATTTGATGTGCagtggaagaagaagagaatgaggaggctcaagaggaagcgcCGAAAGATGAGGCAGAGATCTAAGTAGGCGCATCTTGGGGCTGAGGGAGGGGAGCTTCACCTGCACCATGGCTGCTTAGCTGTAGATGTTGGTGATGTAAACCATCCTTGGTCGGTTAATTCTACTAGCTCGTTGTTAAGAGTCCAGCCCATGTTCTGAGACTGGGTTTATTGTAATGTGAGGATAATCATATGTTGCTTTGTGACTGATGTTAATGCCGTTAAATGAGATTCCTGGTGTTTAAATTTATTTGTCCTTTCGCTTAGCTTATCTGCAGAATCTTTAGCTTTTCAGCAGTGTTttactcacaataaatcagtgaaGAGTATTTTAAGCTATGGCTTTTTCAGATAAGCAAACAGTTTGGCCTACAGTTGGTCAAGTCTTGTGCATTGAGGATTGATAGTTGATTCCTTTCCCTGTGCAGAGATTTTTCTCGCATTCATCTTGTGCCGGTTATTGAACAGTGTTGTTTGGTAAATTTTCATTTGGTCTTCTCAGTTCGCTATCCATGGATGGATTGGATATTGAATATTCAGAATACGGATAGATATAAACCTCTTTAAATGAATTTGGTCACGAATACGGTCGAAAAATATCGATACTGTTTTCATCCCTATCGGCTATCGCTATCATATGGTTGTGTCAATTGAACTAGCACTAGCACGCAATTTTGTTTCACTACTCTTCCTAAATTCGCTTGTTCATCCTGTTATTTTTGCTTGTCAGCAATCGTAATTTCTGAAATTGCAATTTGTGTCTTTGACTTGATTATTGAATTGAGAAATTGACACATTTTTGGTTCCTGAAATCCTTGCCGCCTTCAGTGAACCAGTGGCGGTGACTGGTGAAGTGAAGCAAGCAGATGAGGTGCGACAGGGCTGGCCTTGCACCTGCACCACTCCCTTATCCCCCGCTGGGGCCCTACCATGTCCGTCTTTGTTCCTGGCCCTGCACTACAGCTGAAACTTCTCAATTCCTTAATCCATGGAGGCCATGGCCAGGCCAAGTGTAGCTCCGTCGTTGCAGCCCCGCCCGTGCCCGAGGCCGCACCGGAACAGCTGCCCACCTTCCTCCATGCGACGGAGAGTTGCTTGCTCGGCCTCGGCGGCCGACGCCGACGTGGTCGACCTCTTCGACGCCGCTAAGCTCACTGTAAGTGAGACCACCTCACCGATCGTTCGCTAGCCGCCGTGTCTCTCTTTGTGTGTGTTCCAATTCCTAACGAGTTTTTGCTCACTGCCTCTCCAGGTGGACAAGTTCGTGAGCAGCGGCATGGTGGTGGGGCTTGGCTCCGGCCCGGCGTCCGCCCTGGCGATCCAGTACCTTGGCACGCGCCTCCGCCGGGGATCTCTCACCggcatcaccgcagtgacctcGTGAGTCCTTCCTGGTTGGCGGTTGCTATCCTTTCCTTGTCTGTGTATAGAAGCGTGTCATTGCTCACCAGGCACTCCGTCGTCGAATCAGTGACAGTGAGTGGCATTCATTCTAACCAGCTTCCTGGGATTGACCAGCCAGGTCCGTGCTCAGTGCGAACGAGGCAGACATGGCAGGGATACGGGCTAGCAGCTATCAGGAAGGCACCCAGGTTAGTACAAACATCTTGTTAGTTCTTGCAAATCAGGAAGAAGAACAGCCCTCTGAAACCGTGCTCACTGACCTATAGATTGATTTTGCTTTCACTGATGCTGAAGTGATCGAAGAGGGCACCCTGGCTGCTGTCATCGGGCGGCGAAAGACGGAGAGCGGAGAGCCCTCTTTCATGGTGGAGAAGGTAAGCAGTGCAGATCCCTTTGGAGAATGGAGACAGACACAAGTTAACACATGAGTAAATCTTAGGCACTTTCTCTTTAAGCATGATATACATACAtgctctcttctttttttttcttgaggGATTATACATACATACTCTGTGCAATCACTGTTTTCCTGGCCTATGTAATATATACAGGCAATGGCTAAGTCAGCTGACAAGCTTGCCTTCATCACTGGGCACGACAAGTACGTGACGGGCATCGAGGGTTCTATCCCGGTCCTGGTTAAAAGTGTAAGCAATCATCCGTTGCTTCAGCGCATATCGTTTCATGCAATGTTCATAAAGAGAGGAACAGGTCATTTCAGGGAAACTGGATAGACACCGCCGAAGAGATTGATGATTTGTTTCTAGGAGATGCAGAGGTGTGCGTGTGCCTGCCCTGTTGCCTGTTGGAATTTCAGAACCTGGAACATCTGTGCTCACCACAAGTGCATTTGTGTTTTTCTTATGATATGGTATGAAGGTTTGGAGGAGGCCATCGTTTGGAACTGCCGGGCCACTGGGGGGTGACCACCCATTGGTTACCAAGGAGGGCCATCACGTACTCGATGTTATCTTCACAACTCCAATCTCAGATCTTGGTATGCAGTACGCGCATGGAAGATCTTCCATCCTCCCTCAATAACTAGAGATCTAAACTCAGCTTCAATCCAGTAAACCATGATTACTCTGCCATCTTGCTTTGCTTACATTACAGGTCAGGTAGCAGAGAAGTTGGACAAAATTGATGGCGTTGTGGATCATGGGATCATTTGCGGCAACCAGTAAATCTCTTACTCTGAGCACACACAACCTCTAGAAAAGTTTTAGTTGTTTTATACTACAATCTGCTGCCCTGCCCTGCAGATCATATGCTGTCATTGCATCCAAAGGGGAAGTTCAGGTCCTGGACGAGAAATCTTCAGTGATACAGTAGCGGCGAAACATTTTGAGTTGCTCTGCAGATTGATGCGCTTTCCTCCATGTTTCGGAACAAGAGTCTACTGCAACTACCAGTTAATCATGTACAACTTTGTTCACCACCTGGCAATTCTGTCAACAACAGTTGAAGTCCATGTCTCGAATAATCTTTTGTACTAGTATTCAGTTCACCATATTCGATGAATGAGGCAGAACTACAGCTACAACTACTCACTACTCTACTAGGGTTTCAGGAGTTCATCTCATTGAGAACCTATTATATACCAAGCCACCAGCTTAAATACATGGCGCGGTGTATAAATTAAGACAAGCCTTAATAATGCTTATTAGTGTTTGGAAAGAGAAAGATAATAGGCGCGGGAATAGATGGATTGGAGATGGGCTGTCGGATGAGAGATCGATGTTGCCTAGAGAGCCAATGAACCGTTGCATAGGAATTTTGGAGGATTTGTAAGTTGTAATTCTTTAGGAAAATGTCCTATATGTTCATGTGGAATAATGAATTAAACCCTATGAAGTTACTTTGGAATACTATACCATGTATGAAACCATGAAATTTTGAAGGAAAACTAGCATGAGGTTGGACTTCATGGAGAGTTATACCCAAAGGCTATAATAGAAACTTTCCAGCAATTTGAATTCATACAAGATTTTAAGTTTC contains:
- the LOC8084154 gene encoding reticulon-like protein B8 produces the protein MSERSESATEKIMSSIMDTIADNLPKQKSGHFDPGSVSDKVKNKLFGRQKTLHGVLGGGKPADVLLWRNKKISSSVLALATAIWVFFEWLDYHFLTIVSFALVLGMVVQFIWSNFSNMLSGSPSQVPRVELPEELFVNIAIAIGAQVNKFMCFLQDVSCERNLKHFVVAIAGLWAAAVIGSWCNFLTVIYIGFVCVHTLPVLYEKYEDQVDDFLYNLLGLLRDQYQKLDQGVLSKIPKGNMKAKKNE
- the LOC8083931 gene encoding probable ribose-5-phosphate isomerase 4, chloroplastic, producing the protein MEAMARPSVAPSLQPRPCPRPHRNSCPPSSMRRRVACSASAADADVVDLFDAAKLTVDKFVSSGMVVGLGSGPASALAIQYLGTRLRRGSLTGITAVTSSVLSANEADMAGIRASSYQEGTQIDFAFTDAEVIEEGTLAAVIGRRKTESGEPSFMVEKAMAKSADKLAFITGHDKYVTGIEGSIPVLVKSGNWIDTAEEIDDLFLGDAEVWRRPSFGTAGPLGGDHPLVTKEGHHVLDVIFTTPISDLGQVAEKLDKIDGVVDHGIICGNQSYAVIASKGEVQVLDEKSSVIQ